One window from the genome of Pseudanabaena yagii GIHE-NHR1 encodes:
- the pcrA gene encoding DNA helicase PcrA: MSSNFLHHLNPTQQKAASHLHGPMLVVAGAGSGKTRTLTYRIANLMLNHGVAPEQILAVTFTNKAGKEMNERIQSLLTQEIAQRELGKALSEISDLEQERLRKKVYKRYVNSFAEDGLWMGTFHSMCCRILRLDIDKYKDSNGRSWAKNFSIFDDSDAQSLVKDIVVNQLNLDEKKFEPKSVRFAIGNAKNKGWTPEEYEKQSDDSPYRKRAIAQVYNLYQNQLATNNALDFDDLIFLPVRLFQQNPEVLKYWHDRFTHILVDEYQDTNRTQYDLIRLLSTNDDQPTWENRSIFVVGDADQSIYSFRSADFTILMEFQEAFGDRLPDAHTKTMIKLEENYRSVANILEIANQLIDNNSQRIDKVLKATRPDGDLIELYRADDEVDEAQFVIEQIRRVKSKTPSANLGHFAILYRTNAQSRPFEEMLVRWNIPYKVVGGLRFYDRKEIKDILSYLRLLSNPSDTLGLMRIINVPKRSIGKATLDKLQQAAQELSVPIWEIISDETTVKTLAGRSARGVLSFVELMQKWQAKVPVTPAADIIQGILQESGYVDELKAQSNDEANDRIANLQELYNAAVQFAEENEDASLDAFLANAALASSLDDSSENAEKVTLMTLHAAKGLEFPVVFLVGLEQGLFPSFRSINDPMALEEERRLMYVGITRAQEKLFLSHAQARRLYGNREYAIPSQFLAELPKEYLTGHGIDKFISKASQRAEATSVRGSLRTVAPPKVNAVKPKPSVNWQVGDRVMHDKFGEGQVANLLGTGDKMYLAVSFAGQGKKIIDPKIAPIQKI, encoded by the coding sequence ATGAGTTCCAATTTTTTGCATCATCTCAACCCTACTCAACAAAAAGCAGCCAGCCATCTTCACGGGCCAATGCTAGTAGTTGCAGGTGCGGGGTCAGGGAAAACCAGAACATTGACCTATCGTATTGCCAACTTAATGCTCAATCACGGTGTTGCACCTGAGCAAATCCTTGCAGTGACTTTCACCAATAAAGCGGGCAAAGAAATGAATGAGCGAATTCAATCTTTGTTAACCCAAGAAATAGCCCAAAGAGAATTAGGTAAGGCTTTGAGTGAAATCTCTGACTTAGAACAGGAGAGGCTACGGAAGAAAGTTTATAAGCGCTATGTCAATAGTTTTGCTGAAGATGGTCTCTGGATGGGGACTTTCCATAGCATGTGCTGTCGAATTTTACGGCTAGATATTGATAAATACAAAGATAGCAATGGTAGAAGTTGGGCAAAGAATTTTTCGATTTTTGATGATTCGGACGCGCAATCTTTAGTCAAAGATATTGTGGTGAATCAACTAAATCTGGATGAAAAGAAATTTGAGCCAAAGTCGGTACGCTTTGCGATCGGCAATGCTAAAAACAAAGGCTGGACTCCTGAGGAATACGAAAAACAAAGCGATGATTCTCCCTATCGCAAACGGGCGATCGCGCAAGTTTACAATCTCTATCAAAATCAGCTCGCCACCAATAATGCCCTCGATTTTGATGATTTAATCTTTTTGCCAGTGCGACTGTTTCAGCAAAATCCTGAAGTCCTTAAATATTGGCACGATCGCTTTACACATATTCTCGTTGACGAATATCAAGATACCAATCGCACCCAGTATGATTTGATTCGCTTACTATCCACCAATGACGATCAGCCCACTTGGGAGAATCGTTCTATTTTTGTCGTCGGTGACGCGGATCAATCGATTTACAGTTTCCGTTCTGCCGACTTCACAATCTTGATGGAATTCCAAGAGGCTTTTGGCGATCGCTTGCCCGATGCCCATACCAAAACGATGATCAAGCTCGAAGAGAATTATCGTTCTGTAGCGAATATTCTCGAAATTGCCAACCAACTGATTGATAATAATTCCCAACGTATTGATAAAGTTCTCAAAGCAACCCGTCCCGATGGCGACCTGATCGAGCTATATCGTGCCGATGATGAAGTGGATGAAGCCCAGTTTGTAATTGAACAAATTCGTCGGGTTAAGTCCAAAACTCCAAGCGCCAATCTTGGACATTTCGCCATTCTCTACCGCACTAACGCCCAATCCCGTCCCTTTGAGGAAATGCTAGTGCGTTGGAATATCCCTTACAAAGTCGTAGGTGGCTTACGATTTTACGATCGCAAAGAAATTAAAGATATTCTCTCCTATTTGCGCCTGCTATCGAACCCATCCGATACCCTTGGCTTGATGCGAATCATTAATGTTCCTAAACGCAGCATCGGCAAGGCAACCCTCGATAAGCTGCAACAGGCTGCCCAAGAACTCAGCGTCCCCATCTGGGAAATCATCAGCGATGAAACTACAGTTAAAACCCTCGCAGGGCGATCGGCGCGTGGTGTTCTCTCCTTTGTGGAATTGATGCAGAAATGGCAAGCGAAAGTACCCGTCACTCCTGCGGCGGATATCATTCAAGGGATTCTCCAAGAATCTGGCTATGTCGATGAACTGAAGGCTCAAAGCAATGATGAGGCAAACGATCGCATTGCGAACTTACAAGAACTCTATAATGCGGCTGTGCAATTTGCTGAAGAAAATGAAGATGCTTCCCTTGATGCCTTTTTAGCTAATGCTGCCCTAGCCTCTAGCCTCGATGACAGTAGCGAGAATGCGGAGAAAGTGACACTGATGACACTTCATGCCGCTAAGGGTTTAGAATTTCCTGTAGTATTTCTCGTTGGTTTAGAGCAAGGACTATTTCCGAGTTTTCGTTCCATTAATGATCCAATGGCATTAGAAGAAGAGCGTCGCCTGATGTATGTGGGCATCACTCGCGCCCAAGAGAAACTCTTCCTGAGCCATGCTCAAGCCCGTCGTCTCTATGGCAATCGCGAATATGCTATCCCTTCCCAATTCCTTGCCGAACTTCCTAAAGAATATCTCACAGGACATGGCATCGATAAATTTATCAGTAAGGCAAGTCAACGCGCCGAAGCTACTAGTGTGCGTGGGTCTCTCCGTACTGTCGCACCACCTAAGGTCAATGCCGTCAAACCCAAGCCTAGTGTTAATTGGCAAGTAGGCGATCGCGTGATGCATGATAAGTTTGGCGAAGGTCAAGTCGCGAATTTGTTAGGTACTGGCGACAAGATGTATTTAGCGGTTTCCTTCGCAGGTCAAGGCAAAAAAATTATTGATCCCAAAATTGCACCAATTCAGAAAATATAG
- a CDS encoding protein kinase domain-containing protein — protein sequence MDIYCTRPNCTKPLNSFADLDSGNTLKTITQKFCTSCGMPLLLGGRYIVESPIARGGFGATFLARDRYTPAMKRCVVKLLQPIGFTSAQMVVAKQMFEREATVLEDLGTHPQIPDLLAYFEVQSGQDEFFYLVQEFVDGFTLEQIVEQHGAIAEADVLEIMHSLLPVLTFIHDKGSIHRDIKPANIMVRKSDQSYFLLDFGAVKQVAGVAQGQKSTGIFTPGYGAPEQMRGDTVFPSTDLYAFAVTCLFLLTGKEPDELFDVSYNKWQWDRFVKLSPNFNNVLHKMLESAPSDRFTSAADVLQALSSQASVPMVQPSVQTPVKPAHQTSIQVPVPVPLPNFAPAVPKPAASRSQKTPWLLSASIPTQFIGAFLLGVEAMLLWQVSTTVGIAVIGTPANLISFAAVLLGIILLRISSILDNKDLFVFVNLLSFAAVWGGQIFAKVQFQNFPNWIEIAQYCGIAGFSAIALMAAFRLIFQLLYSLL from the coding sequence GTGGATATTTACTGCACGCGCCCCAATTGTACTAAGCCTTTAAATTCCTTTGCTGACCTTGATAGTGGCAATACCCTCAAAACAATTACCCAAAAGTTTTGTACGAGTTGCGGGATGCCCCTATTGCTGGGTGGGCGCTATATTGTCGAAAGTCCGATCGCCAGAGGTGGTTTTGGTGCGACCTTTTTAGCCCGCGATCGCTATACGCCTGCGATGAAGCGCTGTGTGGTGAAGCTATTGCAGCCCATTGGTTTTACGAGCGCTCAGATGGTGGTTGCTAAGCAAATGTTTGAGCGCGAGGCAACGGTTTTAGAAGATTTGGGGACACATCCCCAAATCCCTGATCTGCTTGCTTATTTTGAGGTGCAGTCGGGACAGGATGAATTTTTTTATTTAGTCCAAGAATTTGTCGATGGCTTTACCCTAGAGCAAATTGTCGAGCAGCATGGGGCGATCGCCGAGGCAGATGTTTTAGAAATTATGCACAGCCTCTTGCCTGTCTTGACATTTATTCATGACAAAGGCTCGATCCATCGTGATATTAAACCTGCCAATATCATGGTTCGTAAGTCCGATCAGTCCTACTTTCTCTTGGATTTTGGTGCGGTTAAACAAGTGGCAGGAGTTGCCCAAGGTCAAAAATCTACGGGCATCTTTACCCCCGGCTATGGCGCACCTGAGCAGATGCGCGGCGATACTGTATTTCCCTCAACGGATCTCTATGCCTTTGCCGTGACCTGTCTCTTTTTATTAACAGGCAAGGAGCCAGACGAATTATTCGATGTGAGTTACAACAAATGGCAGTGGGATCGCTTTGTCAAGCTCAGCCCTAATTTTAATAATGTGTTACATAAAATGTTGGAGTCAGCTCCCAGCGATCGCTTCACTTCGGCAGCAGATGTCCTCCAAGCCCTGAGTTCTCAAGCATCAGTACCAATGGTGCAACCATCAGTACAAACACCTGTAAAACCAGCGCATCAGACCAGTATCCAAGTTCCTGTTCCTGTGCCTCTGCCTAATTTTGCCCCCGCAGTCCCCAAACCTGCGGCCTCGCGATCGCAAAAAACGCCTTGGTTACTATCTGCATCGATTCCTACTCAATTTATTGGCGCTTTTTTGTTAGGTGTAGAGGCGATGTTGCTATGGCAAGTAAGTACAACAGTTGGCATAGCTGTGATCGGTACTCCAGCTAATTTAATTTCTTTTGCGGCTGTATTACTAGGCATCATTCTGCTGAGAATTAGTTCTATTCTCGACAATAAAGATCTATTTGTATTCGTCAATTTGCTAAGTTTTGCCGCAGTCTGGGGAGGTCAAATATTTGCCAAAGTTCAGTTTCAGAACTTCCCAAATTGGATCGAAATTGCTCAATATTGTGGAATTGCAGGATTTAGTGCGATCGCTCTGATGGCAGCCTTCCGCCTCATCTTCCAATTGCTCTATTCCTTATTGTAA
- a CDS encoding NF038122 family metalloprotease, with product MQFNFTYAPSASQTQIAAFEMAGKIWSSYLTDNVTINIAVDVQKDFVGNTIAGAIARTNDYSFSTYANALKNDADPTSTDQTVVRSQTVNSSSFEARYDAIVSNQLVSSQQTGSKLSINSANAKSVGSVGRGIDTKASNVLDGYIVMRDLTGTNTSWSYNFNRQNTVPATSVDFIGVAVHEIGHVLGFQSSIDSPWVGASNLSSLEYNSGLKERVNEASPLDLFRYSNKSRVGSKTNIDLSVGGNQYFGLGTNGTTFVGSFDNGVDKTRGGNGFQASHWQSGGIMDAEVQRGQTTAITGLDLIAFDAIGWDIATGGINKTINYAQLEIESKQIASQKTTQNINSAMALMFDNSDIYMPKTIANPSLQARTGTWWQEFYARTGGWWQEYFARTGGWWQGVKGAFGEEAIFDSIEGGDIESLPLFDGNAPSNSQTVNDLISLTGNSETGMLVGADFFANFDSFDSSQFINTSGFQSYSDFQNSNLSVFDLQQFSSDFSFDVSSIKSSVELGASSKPKLVSISRSNDSLTDSFTPWWLGGASSLWAVH from the coding sequence ATGCAATTTAATTTCACATATGCACCAAGTGCTTCTCAGACTCAAATCGCTGCATTTGAGATGGCTGGCAAAATCTGGTCTTCATACCTAACTGACAACGTGACCATCAATATTGCTGTTGATGTCCAAAAAGACTTTGTTGGCAATACCATCGCTGGCGCTATTGCTCGAACTAACGATTACTCGTTTAGTACCTATGCTAATGCCCTTAAAAATGATGCTGATCCCACCAGCACCGATCAAACAGTAGTTAGATCACAGACTGTTAATAGCAGTTCATTTGAAGCAAGATATGATGCTATAGTCTCTAATCAGCTTGTGAGTTCACAACAGACTGGCTCCAAACTAAGTATCAACAGTGCTAACGCCAAATCAGTGGGGTCAGTAGGAAGAGGAATAGATACTAAAGCCAGTAATGTACTTGATGGCTACATTGTCATGCGTGACCTGACTGGGACGAATACGAGTTGGAGTTATAACTTCAACCGTCAAAATACAGTTCCAGCCACGTCAGTAGATTTTATTGGTGTAGCCGTTCATGAAATTGGTCATGTTTTAGGCTTTCAAAGCAGTATCGATAGCCCATGGGTTGGTGCTAGTAATTTAAGTAGCTTAGAATATAATTCAGGGCTAAAGGAGCGTGTTAATGAAGCATCTCCTCTAGACCTTTTCCGCTATTCCAATAAAAGTAGGGTTGGAAGCAAAACAAACATAGATTTAAGTGTTGGTGGCAATCAATACTTTGGACTTGGGACTAATGGTACGACTTTTGTTGGTAGCTTTGATAATGGCGTGGATAAGACCAGAGGTGGCAATGGCTTTCAAGCAAGTCATTGGCAGTCTGGCGGAATCATGGATGCGGAAGTTCAGCGTGGTCAGACCACCGCAATCACAGGTTTAGATTTGATTGCTTTTGATGCGATCGGTTGGGACATTGCCACAGGTGGTATTAATAAAACCATCAATTATGCTCAGCTAGAAATAGAATCCAAGCAAATTGCTAGTCAAAAGACAACGCAAAATATCAATAGTGCAATGGCATTGATGTTTGACAACTCTGACATCTACATGCCTAAAACGATCGCAAATCCATCTCTTCAAGCCCGCACAGGTACATGGTGGCAAGAGTTTTATGCTCGCACAGGCGGCTGGTGGCAAGAATATTTTGCCCGCACAGGTGGCTGGTGGCAGGGAGTTAAGGGAGCTTTTGGCGAAGAAGCGATTTTCGACTCCATTGAGGGTGGTGATATCGAGTCTTTGCCACTTTTTGATGGCAATGCTCCTTCCAATAGCCAGACTGTTAATGATTTGATTTCCCTTACTGGTAATTCTGAAACTGGAATGTTAGTTGGTGCGGATTTTTTTGCTAACTTTGACAGTTTTGATTCTTCTCAATTCATCAATACTTCAGGATTCCAATCCTATTCAGATTTTCAAAACTCTAATTTATCTGTGTTTGACCTACAACAATTCAGCTCTGATTTTAGCTTTGATGTCTCATCTATAAAGTCTAGTGTTGAGCTTGGAGCTAGTAGTAAGCCCAAATTAGTTTCCATTTCTCGTAGTAATGACTCCCTTACTGACTCATTTACTCCTTGGTGGTTGGGCGGTGCATCTTCTTTATGGGCTGTACACTAG
- a CDS encoding photosystem II S4 domain protein produces the protein MLPRDLLNHVENRDTLSRLLDLGDRAIQTWEVVCSDFLSPPEITEALQVFGMMTEIHCLAWGGYEQAERQRLAIARSELPLDPSQVSLTPISISGNFLFDTATHRDFLGALLGTGLERQKVGDINVLGEKGAQAIVVPELVEYLQLHFNQVRTVPVKVNAIAWEELKIRIPVTKELTSTEASLRLDAIASFGFGMSRSKMVDLINGEDVRVNWKTISQPSYQVKTGDLIAIRGKGRVTIGDIMITKKERYRVQMTRSV, from the coding sequence ATGCTACCCCGTGACCTATTGAATCATGTTGAAAATCGCGACACCCTTAGCCGTTTGCTAGATTTGGGTGATCGCGCAATTCAAACATGGGAAGTTGTATGTAGTGATTTCCTATCACCACCCGAAATTACCGAAGCTTTGCAAGTATTCGGCATGATGACCGAAATCCATTGCTTAGCATGGGGTGGCTATGAGCAAGCCGAACGCCAGAGATTAGCGATCGCCCGCAGTGAGTTACCCCTCGATCCATCGCAAGTCAGCCTCACACCAATCTCAATTTCAGGAAATTTCCTATTTGATACCGCAACCCATCGCGATTTTTTGGGAGCATTGCTAGGTACGGGACTAGAACGCCAAAAAGTAGGCGATATCAATGTCTTAGGCGAAAAAGGTGCACAGGCGATCGTCGTGCCTGAATTAGTGGAATATTTGCAACTGCATTTCAATCAGGTGCGGACAGTTCCCGTGAAGGTCAATGCGATCGCTTGGGAAGAGTTAAAGATTCGCATCCCTGTAACTAAAGAACTAACTTCTACTGAGGCATCCTTGCGTCTCGATGCGATCGCTTCTTTCGGTTTTGGTATGTCTCGCAGCAAAATGGTGGACTTAATTAATGGCGAAGATGTGCGTGTCAATTGGAAAACTATTTCCCAGCCAAGCTATCAAGTGAAAACAGGTGATCTGATCGCAATTCGCGGTAAAGGACGAGTCACCATCGGCGATATTATGATTACTAAGAAAGAACGCTATCGAGTGCAAATGACGCGATCAGTTTAA
- a CDS encoding PRC-barrel domain-containing protein: MMQSENLRQRAAVLGLQVFSKRSAIRLGIVTQIWLDVDQRRVTGVTVAERFVPGTPIGIGDTFFMALDNIDLLGPDAILVDDESVLEDILITERYTTLINNEVVTESGELLGKVRDFKFDPETGDLMFLIVASVGNPIIPASLISTYEIDVNEIIAVGRDRIIVTEGMEDRMTQLSKGLLERLGLGKAPWEDDFDDDYLPPTTTIRDNALSSGARSTYSPPPQQQRPVYRQEQSWDDGDNWAEERVPVNPPQQQRRQARAEFRPEPSRPIAPPPKPIDNYDDDYDDFEDDYPTTSKPDFRNETQQQIRDAWGEPKIPDKSKQRIPEEEFDEI, encoded by the coding sequence ATGATGCAATCGGAAAATCTTCGTCAACGTGCCGCCGTTTTAGGTTTGCAGGTCTTTAGCAAGCGATCAGCCATTCGGCTTGGCATCGTCACGCAAATCTGGCTAGATGTCGATCAGCGTCGTGTTACGGGTGTGACTGTCGCTGAGCGCTTTGTCCCTGGCACGCCGATTGGCATTGGTGACACATTTTTCATGGCTCTTGACAATATTGATTTGTTGGGACCCGATGCGATTTTGGTTGATGATGAATCAGTCCTTGAAGATATTTTAATCACTGAGCGTTATACCACTCTAATTAATAACGAAGTGGTAACTGAGTCAGGGGAATTGCTTGGTAAGGTACGCGATTTTAAATTTGATCCTGAAACAGGGGATCTCATGTTCTTGATTGTGGCTTCGGTTGGTAATCCGATTATTCCTGCAAGCTTAATCAGCACCTACGAAATTGATGTCAATGAAATCATTGCCGTGGGACGCGATCGCATCATCGTTACAGAGGGCATGGAAGATCGGATGACCCAACTGAGCAAAGGCTTATTGGAGCGTCTCGGTTTAGGCAAAGCACCTTGGGAAGATGATTTCGATGATGACTATCTGCCACCCACCACCACCATTCGTGATAATGCCCTATCATCGGGAGCCAGAAGCACCTATTCGCCACCACCACAGCAACAACGCCCCGTCTATCGCCAAGAACAATCATGGGATGATGGCGACAATTGGGCAGAGGAGCGCGTTCCCGTAAATCCACCACAGCAACAACGTCGTCAAGCTAGAGCCGAATTCCGTCCTGAGCCATCGCGCCCGATCGCCCCACCACCAAAGCCCATCGATAATTACGATGACGATTACGATGATTTTGAGGATGACTATCCCACCACCTCAAAGCCCGATTTCCGTAATGAAACCCAACAGCAAATCCGTGATGCTTGGGGCGAACCTAAAATTCCTGACAAGTCCAAACAACGTATTCCCGAAGAGGAATTTGACGAAATCTAA
- a CDS encoding GDSL-type esterase/lipase family protein: protein MTTLNLLQAPNVSPRSQQPLRVTAFGDSIIYGYGDPVNGGWVEQLRRQWMGTATGHVLYNLGVRGDTSAHVNQRLEREFLLRGELRNKIPDLMILSVGVNDSARVAKRDGKSITDYDRFTLEIGNLLDKSQSLCPVIFVGMVPVNESKMPFLDCLHFNHEDQFRYKEFTKSACQIRDIPYLDIFDLWQERGQTWMCDHICADGLHPNTKGYLSLLEDIRNWQPLMQLQVEA from the coding sequence ATGACAACCTTAAACCTTTTGCAAGCTCCGAATGTTTCTCCTCGCAGTCAGCAACCTCTAAGGGTGACAGCTTTTGGCGACAGCATTATCTATGGCTACGGCGATCCTGTTAATGGTGGTTGGGTAGAACAACTGCGGCGGCAATGGATGGGAACAGCAACTGGTCATGTTCTCTATAACTTAGGAGTCAGAGGTGATACATCTGCCCATGTCAATCAACGCCTAGAGCGAGAATTTTTACTGCGTGGCGAACTTCGGAATAAAATTCCCGATTTAATGATTTTGTCCGTTGGGGTCAATGATTCGGCACGGGTGGCTAAGCGTGACGGCAAAAGCATTACGGATTACGATCGCTTTACCCTAGAAATCGGTAACTTACTCGACAAATCTCAGAGCCTCTGTCCCGTCATCTTTGTGGGCATGGTTCCCGTAAATGAATCAAAAATGCCGTTTCTCGATTGTTTGCATTTCAATCACGAAGATCAATTTCGCTATAAAGAATTCACGAAATCGGCTTGCCAAATACGCGATATTCCCTACCTCGATATATTTGATCTATGGCAAGAACGGGGACAAACTTGGATGTGCGATCACATCTGTGCAGATGGTTTGCACCCAAACACAAAAGGGTATCTATCACTTTTAGAGGATATTCGCAACTGGCAACCATTAATGCAATTACAGGTTGAGGCTTGA
- a CDS encoding tetratricopeptide repeat protein — translation MYSSPKIKMINVQSLILRSFTYYLLLSGFTIEIFLIASKDQAAYSQTQVCNIGSSPKHPGNYKLLGNIFLKQNLFHDALDCFELALKDERGMKDPELWNNHGLALAGLKKFDQAIASYDKALQIKPGATFVDRVEPPVKAEDYYLWWFNRGTALVDLKRYEEAIASLDQSIKIQPNYSFVWFFRGLALFRLERYEESRAAYRRAILLSPNTPYIASKDLLSVQDYVIYYGEAEAKSRLGSYKDTIQAFERGQKIRSENPQVKFFDDNSSENFYETYIDGIRLLDQGENKKALTVFEQLIAQNPSYTNAWYGKADALTALKLYPEAIAAYERVIALEPDDYPSWYKKGNVLRKLDRKEEALKAYEKAIYWSGGFSEVWHNRGVIFYDQNKDAEAIDAYTRSLKANILWGGIAKIDTQYALAATLYRARRYSESLLAVEKVLKEQPQYQEALELRKLIKKILNNGR, via the coding sequence ATGTACTCTTCTCCCAAAATAAAGATGATCAATGTTCAATCTTTAATTCTTAGGTCGTTCACTTATTACTTGCTTTTGTCAGGTTTCACCATAGAAATTTTTTTAATAGCCAGCAAAGATCAAGCTGCCTATAGTCAAACACAGGTTTGTAATATTGGCTCAAGTCCCAAGCATCCTGGTAATTACAAACTATTAGGCAATATTTTTTTGAAACAGAACCTTTTTCACGATGCTCTTGATTGCTTTGAACTAGCTTTAAAAGATGAACGCGGAATGAAAGATCCTGAACTGTGGAACAATCACGGTTTAGCTTTAGCTGGGTTAAAAAAGTTTGATCAAGCGATCGCTTCCTACGATAAAGCCTTGCAAATTAAGCCGGGGGCAACTTTTGTTGATCGCGTTGAACCTCCAGTAAAAGCCGAAGATTATTATCTATGGTGGTTTAATCGCGGGACTGCCTTAGTGGATCTCAAGCGCTATGAAGAGGCGATCGCTTCTTTAGATCAATCCATCAAGATTCAGCCTAACTACAGTTTTGTGTGGTTCTTTCGCGGACTCGCATTATTCCGATTGGAACGCTATGAAGAATCGAGAGCTGCTTATCGCCGCGCTATCTTACTATCTCCCAATACTCCCTATATCGCTTCTAAAGATCTACTCAGTGTTCAAGACTATGTAATTTACTATGGCGAAGCTGAGGCAAAATCCCGACTTGGTAGTTATAAAGATACTATTCAAGCCTTTGAGCGAGGTCAAAAAATTCGTAGCGAAAACCCTCAAGTTAAGTTCTTTGACGACAATAGCAGTGAAAATTTTTATGAGACTTACATTGATGGGATTCGACTGCTCGATCAAGGTGAAAACAAAAAGGCGTTAACTGTTTTTGAACAATTGATTGCCCAAAATCCAAGTTACACCAATGCTTGGTATGGCAAAGCAGATGCCCTAACTGCTTTAAAGCTTTATCCTGAAGCGATCGCTGCCTACGAGCGGGTTATTGCCCTTGAACCTGATGACTATCCCTCTTGGTACAAAAAGGGTAATGTACTGCGGAAGTTAGACCGCAAGGAAGAAGCCCTAAAAGCATATGAGAAGGCGATATATTGGTCAGGTGGTTTCTCTGAAGTCTGGCACAATCGTGGCGTGATTTTTTACGATCAGAATAAAGATGCAGAAGCGATCGATGCCTATACGCGCTCTCTCAAAGCAAATATATTATGGGGAGGCATTGCCAAGATTGATACCCAATATGCTTTGGCGGCAACACTATACCGTGCAAGACGTTATAGTGAATCGCTTTTGGCAGTGGAGAAAGTATTAAAAGAACAGCCTCAATACCAAGAAGCTTTGGAATTGCGTAAGTTAATTAAAAAAATCCTGAACAATGGTCGATAA
- a CDS encoding protein kinase domain-containing protein, which produces MQAQYSTYRTLLAQVSGQGISEAEAQDILRQILSCLNDLHDHQQAHGAISLDTVAYDYKRMEIILLTADAENHPIYLAPEISQTQQVTPAADIYALGISLIELLTGLPPESLKAENNTWTWQEHCNVSDQLQQILNTALLAEPAFRFVNAGQMLRSLQPEMSHAPSTLTPLTNPTRSLIAIPAQTSAVQKSLASGSPSAETHSLEILTLEPNHNKTQKPKDKKLKINFPNSQIYRKARFAQKAPQAANPKRGIPILVAILLGFGTTISGAVGSYFYMKPKIANNAKSDVELANVVNQSMDKAIAHVYEAKKADVNKDQLVALSKDKDANIGSLSSSKTILQTIPFGSRMRAKAEQFLNQSTEAKKGSDLIQKLGAAVQTEKVQSALDTFKSISPSPDWQSRGKNVIEEAKQKLPEPTVALSTTSATSSSLTTTDIPSSSTTEAYVPPAETSTPPVEAYVPPVETSYKPTVERSSGLPIPPAPRVAN; this is translated from the coding sequence ATGCAAGCGCAATATTCAACTTATCGCACATTGCTTGCCCAAGTATCTGGGCAGGGAATTTCTGAGGCGGAAGCACAAGATATCTTGCGTCAAATACTCTCTTGTCTAAACGACTTGCACGATCACCAGCAAGCTCATGGGGCAATCTCCTTAGATACAGTTGCCTATGATTACAAGCGGATGGAGATTATTCTGCTAACAGCAGATGCGGAAAATCATCCAATTTATCTAGCTCCAGAAATTTCACAAACACAACAAGTAACCCCCGCAGCCGATATTTACGCACTCGGCATATCGCTCATCGAGTTACTAACAGGCTTACCCCCAGAATCACTAAAAGCTGAAAATAATACATGGACTTGGCAAGAACATTGCAACGTCAGTGATCAATTACAGCAAATTCTTAATACGGCGCTCCTAGCTGAACCTGCCTTTCGCTTCGTCAATGCAGGACAAATGTTGCGATCGCTCCAACCAGAGATGAGCCATGCCCCATCAACCCTCACTCCTCTCACTAATCCAACACGCTCATTAATAGCCATTCCTGCCCAAACTTCAGCAGTACAAAAGTCTCTAGCCTCAGGTTCACCATCTGCGGAAACCCATTCCCTAGAAATATTAACTTTAGAACCGAACCATAACAAAACCCAAAAGCCTAAGGACAAAAAACTTAAGATCAATTTCCCCAATTCACAGATTTATAGAAAAGCAAGATTTGCCCAGAAAGCACCGCAAGCAGCAAATCCTAAACGGGGCATACCCATCTTAGTTGCGATCCTGTTAGGCTTTGGCACAACTATTAGCGGCGCTGTTGGCTCTTATTTTTATATGAAGCCCAAAATTGCTAATAATGCCAAGAGTGATGTAGAGCTTGCCAATGTGGTCAATCAATCAATGGATAAAGCAATTGCCCATGTGTATGAAGCAAAAAAAGCTGATGTCAACAAAGATCAACTAGTTGCCCTAAGCAAAGATAAGGATGCCAATATAGGTAGTTTGAGTAGCTCAAAAACGATCTTACAAACAATCCCGTTTGGTAGTCGGATGCGTGCCAAAGCTGAACAATTTTTAAACCAATCGACAGAAGCTAAGAAAGGCAGTGACCTTATCCAAAAATTAGGTGCAGCAGTCCAAACTGAGAAAGTACAATCCGCGCTCGATACTTTTAAAAGCATTTCCCCATCTCCTGATTGGCAGTCCCGTGGCAAGAATGTGATAGAAGAAGCCAAGCAAAAACTGCCTGAGCCAACAGTTGCACTATCAACCACATCTGCGACATCCTCCTCATTAACAACCACAGATATTCCTAGCAGTTCAACTACGGAAGCCTATGTCCCCCCCGCAGAGACATCTACCCCTCCCGTAGAAGCCTATGTACCTCCTGTAGAGACATCGTATAAGCCTACCGTAGAAAGATCGTCAGGCTTGCCGATACCACCAGCACCCCGTGTAGCTAATTAG